The Ignavibacteriales bacterium sequence TCTTTCTTTAATGCGGGAAGCGGGACAAATCAAAGTAACCATATGTACAAACTTGGACCATTGCATCAGGGAATACTTGAACGCGGTTCTAAAACTGGTTCATTCAGTTATATGCTTTGGGAAAGCAGGGTCGGCGCTTTCTCCGCTGTAATCGGAAAGCATTACACAAATTTTGATTGCACAAATTTTCCATTCTCATACATCAACGAGGAAAATGGAAAAACAGTTCTAACTCCTGCAATGAATCTGCTTACTGTTGGGACGAAACGCGACAGCGAAAAATGGCCTGCGAGAGATAGACGAAAAGATTCTGAAAAACTCGACTTGATTCATTTCGATTTATTCAGCCCGTTCACCGTTGGAAAGATGGTAAAAGCAAATAAGATCCTTCAAGAGTTATATGAAAAGGCTTCAAAGGAGCAAGAGTATGTTTCTTATGGCGGATTGCACATTAACCGGTTAATGCTTAGAACCAGCACTAAATATTACGAAATGGGAATTAAGATTTTTATGGGCAAGTGCCTGATGGCAAAATTGAATGGTGTTGCCCCGGTCTTGAAGATTGAAGAATTGAAATTAAAGCTGTCAGAAAATGTAACAGAAAATATTTCTGATTGGGTGGATGTTTCCGGATTGCTTGCACCTTCAACGGTTATTCAAAATCTTCTTGCGGAAATTGCAGATGCAAAAGTAATAAATGTTGATGAGTTACAGAGCCGGCTAAAATTAATTTTCAACAATTATAATGAAGCTGAATGGAATTGGGGATTGAAGTTAATCGAAGCCCGGCTTGGAATTAAGTTGAATGAAATGACACAAAAACATTTTGTGCAAATCATAAGCGATTGGAAAGACAATTCAATTAAGTTGAACAACATGATCGCTAAGGATGCACAGCGGGAATTTGATGCATTATCAAAAATTGGGTTTGGTATTGATGGAACTGATGAAGAAAAAGACAAAGATTTTGAAGCAGTCCGCGGTACTTATGAAGGAAACAAATTCGTAAAACAATTAGCTTCTGAAAATAAATCTAATGAAGAAAAAGCCGCAAGCTTAATTAAGATGATTGAAGAATTGAACTAGTGTTACGTCTTTTGGCACCTTGGAAAAAATAGCAGGCTGAAACCGTGCTTCAGCCTGCTTCATCAGGATATTATTTTACGAGAAGCATCTTCTTCATTGTTACAAATTCATTTGTTCTAAGCTCGTAGAAATAAATGCCACTTGTAAGATTACTACCGTTAAACTCAGCAATATATTTTCCTTCTTCTTTATGTTCATTAACAAGAGTCGCAACTACTTTGCCTAACACATCATAAATCTTTAAGGTTACTCTGCCTGCTTTGGGCGTCTGGTAACTTATTATCGTGGTTGGATTGAAAGGATTTGGATAATTTTGATTTAACGAAAATGAAGAGGGCTTTTCCTCATTGCTAGCTGTTTCCTTATTGGCGCCCTCTGCTCTTACAGTTACTACATCACTGTATAATGAGTAAAGATTCTGTGTATCTTTTACTCTTACACGATAGTTAGGTGTAAAATCACCGCCACCAGGGGCGTAAATATATGCATTGTCAATATAATATGAATTTGTAGTTGTGCCAAGTACAACCCAATTTGAACTTATACTTGGTACTTTTCTGGAAACTTCATATAGTGAAATACTTTCACCAGATTCATTTGGCGTCCATGAGATTTTTACAGGACCATTCAAGCCAGACGAACTGCTTAACTTAGGATTAATTGGTTTTGATGGGGAAGCATTAACCGCAGTATTAACATAAATATCTATTGAGTACGTTCCGCTGATTAAAGTATTAATTTTAAAACCAATTCCGGTCTGAGTCCCGTCTGCTTTTTTTGAAGTTGGACTACTCCACGGTGAGAAAACTTCATTGTAACCAATTTTAAATGCATCTTGTCCATGCCCAATACGTGCAAGGTAATCAATGGTCCCCCCAGTATTTGGATCTTCTATAAAAAACATTTCATTTGGCTCATAATATCCGCGTAAACTAAAAGGTATCATATCAGTTTCAGAATAACCATTAGCTCTATTAGCTAATCCTTTTTTATAAACTGGTAAAGAGTCAGGATAAAAACTAGCTAAGGTCAATTTATTAACAGTCCAATCGTATCTTCCATTTGCTGGTACAAGCCACATCCAATTTGGTGTATTACCATTAGAAGAAGATGCTCTATCCTGTCTAATTATATATAAACCTTTTTCATTTTGATCGCTTGAACAGTTATCCCAATAAGAATTTCTTTGATGGTTTTCGATGTAGAAATATTGGTTAGTGGCTGCATTTATTTCTATCTTGTAACCTATACCTGTAGTAATAAAATCGGGTAGTGTAGCGTTTGTAATTGTTTGTGTTGAACTTGTAACTGGTGTAAGATTACACCATCCAAGCCTGTATCTTTCATATGAATTTGCCATATAGGATCTTATTTCATAACCTGAAAGCATTGCCCAGAATGCATGACCATTATGATATTCATTTCCTCCCAGTAAATAATGAGCAAATTCATGGATGCTAAAACGGAACATATCTGCATTAAACCAATCCGTCATAGTTGCACCTGATCCCCCTGGTGTTTTAGCTGGAACATTTGGCCAAAAACCTGTTTTAATTGTTCTAGCTCCACCATCTACCGATATGTCACCACCATAACCTAAATCACCATAACGATTCAATTCTAATTTATCCATAATAATTTTAACAGAATCTGTAGGTACTGTAGGCCATTCATGAGCAATATTTCTCCAAATTATAAACACCATGTCAACAATTCCATCCGGGCTATTAATATGTTTCCATGTAGAATCGAAATCCCAATTATCAAATTGTGCAAAATCCCAGGTTGGATCTGCGTCTAATTGCTGAATTATTTCCTTATGAATATCAAATCTTTTTTTGTTATTAGCTAAATACCAGCTCCTGTTCTGCGGTGTTATTACAGAAACAGTTTTTCCAATAAATTTTAGTTTATTAAAAGACATTTCATTAAAGTAATGTGTCATGGAACCTTGTGTTGGTGTACTGCTCCAGGTTTGATCTACCCAACCATTCATATTAGCCGGTCCTTGTCCTTTAGTCCATCCAACATTTGTAGTATCATACATATCATCTTTAAATTGTGCAAAAATAAATAAGGCTTTTATTGTACCCTCTGAAGGTAATAAATAACCTCCCATTTGTCCGCTCCAGGTTGTTGTTACACCATAAGGAGCATTAGGAATTTCTTTTTCACCGCCAATGCTGGCAAAACTGTTAATTAACAAGAAAAGAATAAAAATAGGAATAAGAATCTTTTTCATTAAAATATCTCCGTGTTTTATTTATAGTTATTTAAGAAGGATCATTTTTTTACTTGAAGAATAACTGCCAGCGGTAATTCTGTATATATAAATACCGCTCGGCATATTATTCGCATTAAATTTTATT is a genomic window containing:
- a CDS encoding DUF4954 family protein translates to MNFRNLTESEIKTLTNQGCSATEWTKIQVKEKFLPERIRNVNFSGENFLGEFQKTISFASGLEKLSGIYNCSVHNCTIGDDVYLSNICTLANYEIEKNVVVENVQTLVVTGKSSFGNGVELEILNEGGGRGLKIYESLSSQIAYLMVLYRHDKKLVENLERMIEEFVAGKTSTKGILKEGCKINNCVSITNVNVGAFASLTGANKLENGTIVSKAEAPTSVGTGVLAKDFIIHTGTKIDSFVMLDKCFVGQGVTLGKQYSAENSAFFANCEGFHGEAVALFAGPYTVTHHKSTLMIAGLFSFFNAGSGTNQSNHMYKLGPLHQGILERGSKTGSFSYMLWESRVGAFSAVIGKHYTNFDCTNFPFSYINEENGKTVLTPAMNLLTVGTKRDSEKWPARDRRKDSEKLDLIHFDLFSPFTVGKMVKANKILQELYEKASKEQEYVSYGGLHINRLMLRTSTKYYEMGIKIFMGKCLMAKLNGVAPVLKIEELKLKLSENVTENISDWVDVSGLLAPSTVIQNLLAEIADAKVINVDELQSRLKLIFNNYNEAEWNWGLKLIEARLGIKLNEMTQKHFVQIISDWKDNSIKLNNMIAKDAQREFDALSKIGFGIDGTDEEKDKDFEAVRGTYEGNKFVKQLASENKSNEEKAASLIKMIEELN
- a CDS encoding T9SS type A sorting domain-containing protein produces the protein MKKILIPIFILFLLINSFASIGGEKEIPNAPYGVTTTWSGQMGGYLLPSEGTIKALFIFAQFKDDMYDTTNVGWTKGQGPANMNGWVDQTWSSTPTQGSMTHYFNEMSFNKLKFIGKTVSVITPQNRSWYLANNKKRFDIHKEIIQQLDADPTWDFAQFDNWDFDSTWKHINSPDGIVDMVFIIWRNIAHEWPTVPTDSVKIIMDKLELNRYGDLGYGGDISVDGGARTIKTGFWPNVPAKTPGGSGATMTDWFNADMFRFSIHEFAHYLLGGNEYHNGHAFWAMLSGYEIRSYMANSYERYRLGWCNLTPVTSSTQTITNATLPDFITTGIGYKIEINAATNQYFYIENHQRNSYWDNCSSDQNEKGLYIIRQDRASSSNGNTPNWMWLVPANGRYDWTVNKLTLASFYPDSLPVYKKGLANRANGYSETDMIPFSLRGYYEPNEMFFIEDPNTGGTIDYLARIGHGQDAFKIGYNEVFSPWSSPTSKKADGTQTGIGFKINTLISGTYSIDIYVNTAVNASPSKPINPKLSSSSGLNGPVKISWTPNESGESISLYEVSRKVPSISSNWVVLGTTTNSYYIDNAYIYAPGGGDFTPNYRVRVKDTQNLYSLYSDVVTVRAEGANKETASNEEKPSSFSLNQNYPNPFNPTTIISYQTPKAGRVTLKIYDVLGKVVATLVNEHKEEGKYIAEFNGSNLTSGIYFYELRTNEFVTMKKMLLVK